Proteins encoded by one window of Anaeromyxobacter sp.:
- the cglE gene encoding adventurous gliding motility protein CglE — protein MAAALLLAAAAPALAQDAAPGPAEDPRAPRFADVERGLFIGFEVGWPVVLLDTPPAKDPLAFPSAADGGGTATGHLVGLQLGYDVTSRVAVSLFAEGIFQKASLDYGAFDLMVAGLDARVAFWAYRDANGWERLFTYAHARGGVSLAHPAGLFGDQDVLLGGGLGAEYFAQLRHFSWWVQVDGLYVLSAETAGVALLTGARYTF, from the coding sequence CTGGCCGCGGCGCTGCTGCTGGCCGCCGCGGCGCCAGCCCTGGCCCAGGACGCCGCCCCCGGCCCGGCCGAGGACCCGCGCGCCCCCCGCTTCGCCGACGTGGAGCGCGGCCTGTTCATCGGCTTCGAGGTGGGCTGGCCGGTGGTGCTGCTCGACACGCCGCCCGCCAAGGACCCGCTGGCCTTCCCCTCCGCGGCGGACGGCGGCGGCACCGCCACCGGCCACCTGGTGGGGCTGCAGCTCGGCTACGACGTGACCAGCCGGGTGGCCGTCTCGCTCTTCGCCGAGGGGATCTTCCAGAAGGCCAGCCTGGACTACGGGGCCTTCGACCTGATGGTGGCCGGGCTGGACGCGCGCGTGGCCTTCTGGGCCTACCGCGACGCCAACGGCTGGGAGCGGCTCTTCACCTACGCCCACGCCCGCGGCGGGGTCTCGCTGGCCCACCCGGCCGGCCTCTTCGGCGACCAGGACGTGCTGCTCGGCGGCGGCCTGGGCGCGGAGTACTTCGCCCAGCTGCGCCACTTCTCCTGGTGGGTGCAGGTCGACGGGCTGTACGTGCTCTCCGCCGAGACGGCGGGCGTCGCCCTGCTGACCGGCGCGCGCTACACCTTCTAG